A window of the Zerene cesonia ecotype Mississippi chromosome 24, Zerene_cesonia_1.1, whole genome shotgun sequence genome harbors these coding sequences:
- the LOC119836525 gene encoding cyclin-dependent kinase 4: MSSASSSSTPPTMASINDVSALFQTAKKYEELNVIGTGAYGTVYKARDLHNGGQIVAMKKVKVALTEDGIPLSTLREIALLRQLEAYRHPNIVRLLDVCHGGQSLEREHQLVLFLVFEHVEQDLESYLKRAPGPLSENRIRNMSYDILSGVDFLHSHRIVHRDLKPHNLLVTSTGRVKLADFGLAKTYDTEMKLTSVVVTLWYRPPEVLLGVSYNTAVDVWSCGCVLAQLHTRTPLLPGSCDSEQLHCIFRLIGRPPRHEWPDNVSIVADSFPDYPPQDLADVLPRIHPQALDLIKGMLVFDPAKRLTALDCLEHPYFTDEPLS; this comes from the exons ATGTCTAGTGCAAGTAGTAGCAGCACACCACCAACGATGGCATCAATTAACGATGTCAGTGCGCTATTCCAAACGGCTAAAAAATATGAGGAATTGAACGTTATAGGAACAG gAGCATATGGTACTGTATATAAGGCGAGAGATTTACATAATGGAGGACAAATAGTTGCTATGAAGAAGGTAAAAGTGGCTCTGACAGAAGATGGTATCCCGCTGTCTACTCTTAGAGAAATAGCTCTACTGCGGCAGCTGGAAGCTTATAGACATCCTAATATAGTCAG ATTGCTAGACGTCTGCCACGGCGGCCAGTCCCTCGAGCGGGAACACCAGCTGGTCCTCTTTTTGGTCTTCGAGCATGTGGAACAAGATTTGGAGTCGTATTTGAAGAGAGCACCTGGTCCTTTGAGCGAGAATAGAATTAGA AACATGTCCTACGATATCCTCTCCGGAGTGGATTTCCTCCACTCCCACAGGATAGTCCATCGCGACCTGAAGCCACACAACCTGCTAGTGACCTCTACGGGACGAGTTAAGTTAGCTGACTTCGGCTTGGCTAAAACTTATGATACGGAGATGAAGTTAACAAGTGTG GTGGTAACACTATGGTACAGGCCACCGGAAGTGCTGTTAGGCGTATCATACAACACAGCTGTGGATGTATGGTCGTGTGGATGTGTGCTCGCTCAGCTCCATACGAGGACGCCACTGTTACCTGGCTCGTGTGATTCTGAGCAATTGCACTGCATATTTAG ACTTATAGGCAGACCGCCTCGTCACGAGTGGCCAGACAATGTATCTATAGTCGCAGACAGTTTCCCAGACTACCCGCCGCAGGACCTGGCTGATGTGTTGCCTAGGATCCACCCGCAAGCACTAGATCTTATCAAG